The Athalia rosae chromosome 7, iyAthRosa1.1, whole genome shotgun sequence genome window below encodes:
- the LOC105689570 gene encoding sodium/hydrogen exchanger 7 isoform X10, with translation MAVVAMTRLSLLLIISGVFIIKSCYGAATDIELDAKAQLLHRLDSLNLLLYTFLLILTVLTIWTFKHRRLRFLHETGLAVIYGLIVGAIIRYGFTSSSTILHMPVVPDNASSQYNQSVPPDTLWLRFPEDKKDGNIKNKTFAYSFRGEIYKQDNEIDLKATFDPEIFFNIILPPIIFHAGYSLKRKYFFRNLGAILTYALIGTTISSFVIGALMYAFIQLIPHLAASFTFLDTLYFGALISPTDPLTIISIFNDLHVDVNLYALVFGESVLNDAVAIVLSGSIQNYAERYSGSGGFETWAFFQALGDFVGIFSLSLFIGATMGCVTALLTKFTRVRDFPLLESALFVLMSYSTFLIAEASDLTGVVAVLFCGICQAHYTYNNLSLDSRQRTKQLFELLNFLAENFIFSYIGVSMFTFPKHHFDPGFIFAGFFCALLGRAANVYPLSFLLNLGRNPKIPKNYQHMLFCAGLRGAMSFALAIRNTVSDARQAMLTTTSLIVILTVIFQGGATTQFLSWFNIPVGVDEEVEVLSYNGVRSYDSMQDGSLSGGGSTSKTNEKALLARIWGNFDTRYMKPLLTHSRPTLLETLPVCCGPLARILTTTQQMTQDDISRRVDSDSDLCLEDRDGDRRRTSIQPLGIVTGEVLCPEQQQQLHTRVALPGLIGRHL, from the exons ATGGCAGTCGTAGCCATGACTCGTCTGTCTCTCTTACTGATTATTAGCGgtgtttttattataaaatcgTGTTACGGAGCAGCGACAGATATCGAGCTAGACGCAAAGGCTCAATTATTACACAGACTTGACAGCTTGAATTTATTACTATACACGTTTCTGTTGATTCTTACGGTACTAACTATATGGACATTCAAGCATCGTCGATTGCGGTTTTTGCACGAGACAGGGCTTGCTGTCATCTACG GTCTCATCGTTGGAGCGATAATTCGCTATGGATTTACAAGCAGCAGTACAATATTGCATATGCCAGTTGTACCTGACAATGCCAGTAGTCAATACAACCAGTCAGTACCACCTGACACACTGTGGCTACGCTTTCCTGAGGACAAGAAAGATGGCAACATAAAAAACAAGACATTTGCGTATTCGTTTAGAGGAGAAATTTATAAGCAAGACAATGAAATCGATCTCAAG GCCACCTTTGATCCAGAAATCTTCTTCAACATCATACTACCACCGATTATATTTCATGCTGGATATAGTTTAAAAAGG AAATACTTCTTCAGAAATCTCGGCGCCATATTAACCTATGCTTTAATAGGAACGACTATATCTTCCTTTGTGATTGG GGCACTGATGTATGCATTCATACAGCTGATACCTCACTTGGCTGcatctttcacttttttggaCACTTTATACTTTGGTGCCTTGATATCCCCGACTGATCCCCTGACtatcatttctattttcaatgatCTACACGTTGATGTTAATTTATATGCTCTGGTATTTGGAGAGAGCGTTCTCAATGATGCAGTTGCTATTGTGCTCAGTGG GTCTATTCAAAACTACGCCGAACGCTATTCTGGATCTGGTGGATTTGAGACTTGGGCATTTTTCCAAGCACTCGGAGATTTTGTTGGCATTTTCAGTTTGTCGTTATTCATAGGAGCAACAATGGGTTGTGTCACTGCATTGCTAACAAAATTCACTAGAGTACGTGATTTTCCGCTGCTGGAATCAGCACTTTTCGTCTTGATGTCGTACAGCACTTTCCTCATTGCGGAAGCGTCTGATCTTAcag GAGTCGTCGCCGTTCTATTCTGCGGAATATGCCAAGCTCACTACACTTACAACAACTTGAGCTTAGATTCTCGGCAACGGACTAAGCAGCTTTTTGAATTACTCAACTTTTTGGCAGAGAATTTTATCTTCAGCTACATCGGTGTGTCCATGTTTACCTTTCCCAAGCACCACTTTGATCCAGGCTTTATATTTGCCGGATTC TTCTGTGCACTTCTTGGCCGTGCGGCAAACGTGTATCCGTTGTCGTTCCTCTTAAATTTAGGTCGTAATCCAAAAATACCCAAAAATTATCAGCACATGTTGTTTTGTGCTGGTCTCAGAGGAGCCATGAGTTTTGCACTTGCGATCAGGAACACTGTATCCGATGCTCGCCAAGCCATGCTCACAACCACTAGTCTCATTGTTATTTTGACAGTGATATTTCAAGGGGGGGCGACCACGCAGTTTTTAAGTTGGTTTAATATACC gGTCGGCGTCGACGAAGAAGTTGAGGTACTATCTTACAACGGAGTCAGAAGC TACGATTCTATGCAGGATGGATCCCTTTCTGGCGGAGGAAGCACGTCTAAGACAAACGAAAAAGCTCTACTGGCTAGAATTTGGGGAAATTTTGATACCCGATACATGAAACCGCTATTAACGCATTCGCGACCTACACTACTGGAAACACTTCCAGTTTGCTGTGGTCCATTAGCTAGAATTTTAACAACTACTCAACAAATGACTCAA GATGATATCTCGCGGAGAGTCGATTCGGATTCAGACCTGTGCTTGGAGGATCGTGATGGCGATAGACGGAGAACTAGCATTCAGCCG TTGGGAATTGTGACCGGAGAAGTACTTTGTCCggagcaacaacagcaactcCACACACGTGTCGCCTTGCCAGGTTTGATCGGCAGACATTTATGA
- the LOC105689570 gene encoding sodium/hydrogen exchanger 7 isoform X5, whose protein sequence is MAVVAMTRLSLLLIISGVFIIKSCYGAATDIELDAKAQLLHRLDSLNLLLYTFLLILTVLTIWTFKHRRLRFLHETGLAVIYGLIVGAIIRYGFTSSSTILHMPVVPDNASSQYNQSVPPDTLWLRFPEDKKDGNIKNKTFAYSFRGEIYKQDNEIDLKATFDPEIFFNIILPPIIFHAGYSLKRKYFFRNLGAILTYALIGTTISSFVIGALMYAFIQLIPHLAASFTFLDTLYFGALISPTDPLTIISIFNDLHVDVNLYALVFGESVLNDAVAIVLSGSIQNYAERYSGSGGFETWAFFQALGDFVGIFSLSLFIGATMGCVTALLTKFTRVRDFPLLESALFVLMSYSTFLIAEASDLTGVVAVLFCGICQAHYTYNNLSLDSRQRTKQLFELLNFLAENFIFSYIGVSMFTFPKHHFDPGFIFAGFFCALLGRAANVYPLSFLLNLGRNPKIPKNYQHMLFCAGLRGAMSFALAIRNTVSDARQAMLTTTSLIVILTVIFQGGATTQFLSWFNIPVGVDEEVEVLSYNGVRSSAGEGGFGDPESRRERTPPVYGSQYDSMQDGSLSGGGSTSKTNEKALLARIWGNFDTRYMKPLLTHSRPTLLETLPVCCGPLARILTTTQQMTQDDISRRVDSDSDLCLEDRDGDRRRTSIQPLGIVTGEVLCPEQQQQLHTRVALPGLIGRHL, encoded by the exons ATGGCAGTCGTAGCCATGACTCGTCTGTCTCTCTTACTGATTATTAGCGgtgtttttattataaaatcgTGTTACGGAGCAGCGACAGATATCGAGCTAGACGCAAAGGCTCAATTATTACACAGACTTGACAGCTTGAATTTATTACTATACACGTTTCTGTTGATTCTTACGGTACTAACTATATGGACATTCAAGCATCGTCGATTGCGGTTTTTGCACGAGACAGGGCTTGCTGTCATCTACG GTCTCATCGTTGGAGCGATAATTCGCTATGGATTTACAAGCAGCAGTACAATATTGCATATGCCAGTTGTACCTGACAATGCCAGTAGTCAATACAACCAGTCAGTACCACCTGACACACTGTGGCTACGCTTTCCTGAGGACAAGAAAGATGGCAACATAAAAAACAAGACATTTGCGTATTCGTTTAGAGGAGAAATTTATAAGCAAGACAATGAAATCGATCTCAAG GCCACCTTTGATCCAGAAATCTTCTTCAACATCATACTACCACCGATTATATTTCATGCTGGATATAGTTTAAAAAGG AAATACTTCTTCAGAAATCTCGGCGCCATATTAACCTATGCTTTAATAGGAACGACTATATCTTCCTTTGTGATTGG GGCACTGATGTATGCATTCATACAGCTGATACCTCACTTGGCTGcatctttcacttttttggaCACTTTATACTTTGGTGCCTTGATATCCCCGACTGATCCCCTGACtatcatttctattttcaatgatCTACACGTTGATGTTAATTTATATGCTCTGGTATTTGGAGAGAGCGTTCTCAATGATGCAGTTGCTATTGTGCTCAGTGG GTCTATTCAAAACTACGCCGAACGCTATTCTGGATCTGGTGGATTTGAGACTTGGGCATTTTTCCAAGCACTCGGAGATTTTGTTGGCATTTTCAGTTTGTCGTTATTCATAGGAGCAACAATGGGTTGTGTCACTGCATTGCTAACAAAATTCACTAGAGTACGTGATTTTCCGCTGCTGGAATCAGCACTTTTCGTCTTGATGTCGTACAGCACTTTCCTCATTGCGGAAGCGTCTGATCTTAcag GAGTCGTCGCCGTTCTATTCTGCGGAATATGCCAAGCTCACTACACTTACAACAACTTGAGCTTAGATTCTCGGCAACGGACTAAGCAGCTTTTTGAATTACTCAACTTTTTGGCAGAGAATTTTATCTTCAGCTACATCGGTGTGTCCATGTTTACCTTTCCCAAGCACCACTTTGATCCAGGCTTTATATTTGCCGGATTC TTCTGTGCACTTCTTGGCCGTGCGGCAAACGTGTATCCGTTGTCGTTCCTCTTAAATTTAGGTCGTAATCCAAAAATACCCAAAAATTATCAGCACATGTTGTTTTGTGCTGGTCTCAGAGGAGCCATGAGTTTTGCACTTGCGATCAGGAACACTGTATCCGATGCTCGCCAAGCCATGCTCACAACCACTAGTCTCATTGTTATTTTGACAGTGATATTTCAAGGGGGGGCGACCACGCAGTTTTTAAGTTGGTTTAATATACC gGTCGGCGTCGACGAAGAAGTTGAGGTACTATCTTACAACGGAGTCAGAAGC TCTGCTGGCGAAGGTGGCTTTGGTGATCCAGAGAGTCGTCGAGAAAGAACCCCCCCG GTTTATGGTTCACAGTACGATTCTATGCAGGATGGATCCCTTTCTGGCGGAGGAAGCACGTCTAAGACAAACGAAAAAGCTCTACTGGCTAGAATTTGGGGAAATTTTGATACCCGATACATGAAACCGCTATTAACGCATTCGCGACCTACACTACTGGAAACACTTCCAGTTTGCTGTGGTCCATTAGCTAGAATTTTAACAACTACTCAACAAATGACTCAA GATGATATCTCGCGGAGAGTCGATTCGGATTCAGACCTGTGCTTGGAGGATCGTGATGGCGATAGACGGAGAACTAGCATTCAGCCG TTGGGAATTGTGACCGGAGAAGTACTTTGTCCggagcaacaacagcaactcCACACACGTGTCGCCTTGCCAGGTTTGATCGGCAGACATTTATGA
- the LOC105689570 gene encoding sodium/hydrogen exchanger 7 isoform X8 → MAVVAMTRLSLLLIISGVFIIKSCYGAATDIELDAKAQLLHRLDSLNLLLYTFLLILTVLTIWTFKHRRLRFLHETGLAVIYGLIVGAIIRYGFTSSSTILHMPVVPDNASSQYNQSVPPDTLWLRFPEDKKDGNIKNKTFAYSFRGEIYKQDNEIDLKATFDPEIFFNIILPPIIFHAGYSLKRKYFFRNLGAILTYALIGTTISSFVIGALMYAFIQLIPHLAASFTFLDTLYFGALISPTDPLTIISIFNDLHVDVNLYALVFGESVLNDAVAIVLSGSIQNYAERYSGSGGFETWAFFQALGDFVGIFSLSLFIGATMGCVTALLTKFTRVRDFPLLESALFVLMSYSTFLIAEASDLTGVVAVLFCGICQAHYTYNNLSLDSRQRTKQLFELLNFLAENFIFSYIGVSMFTFPKHHFDPGFIFAGFFCALLGRAANVYPLSFLLNLGRNPKIPKNYQHMLFCAGLRGAMSFALAIRNTVSDARQAMLTTTSLIVILTVIFQGGATTQFLSWFNIPVGVDEEVEVLSYNGVRSSAGEGGFGDPESRRERTPPDGSLSGGGSTSKTNEKALLARIWGNFDTRYMKPLLTHSRPTLLETLPVCCGPLARILTTTQQMTQDDISRRVDSDSDLCLEDRDGDRRRTSIQPLGIVTGEVLCPEQQQQLHTRVALPGLIGRHL, encoded by the exons ATGGCAGTCGTAGCCATGACTCGTCTGTCTCTCTTACTGATTATTAGCGgtgtttttattataaaatcgTGTTACGGAGCAGCGACAGATATCGAGCTAGACGCAAAGGCTCAATTATTACACAGACTTGACAGCTTGAATTTATTACTATACACGTTTCTGTTGATTCTTACGGTACTAACTATATGGACATTCAAGCATCGTCGATTGCGGTTTTTGCACGAGACAGGGCTTGCTGTCATCTACG GTCTCATCGTTGGAGCGATAATTCGCTATGGATTTACAAGCAGCAGTACAATATTGCATATGCCAGTTGTACCTGACAATGCCAGTAGTCAATACAACCAGTCAGTACCACCTGACACACTGTGGCTACGCTTTCCTGAGGACAAGAAAGATGGCAACATAAAAAACAAGACATTTGCGTATTCGTTTAGAGGAGAAATTTATAAGCAAGACAATGAAATCGATCTCAAG GCCACCTTTGATCCAGAAATCTTCTTCAACATCATACTACCACCGATTATATTTCATGCTGGATATAGTTTAAAAAGG AAATACTTCTTCAGAAATCTCGGCGCCATATTAACCTATGCTTTAATAGGAACGACTATATCTTCCTTTGTGATTGG GGCACTGATGTATGCATTCATACAGCTGATACCTCACTTGGCTGcatctttcacttttttggaCACTTTATACTTTGGTGCCTTGATATCCCCGACTGATCCCCTGACtatcatttctattttcaatgatCTACACGTTGATGTTAATTTATATGCTCTGGTATTTGGAGAGAGCGTTCTCAATGATGCAGTTGCTATTGTGCTCAGTGG GTCTATTCAAAACTACGCCGAACGCTATTCTGGATCTGGTGGATTTGAGACTTGGGCATTTTTCCAAGCACTCGGAGATTTTGTTGGCATTTTCAGTTTGTCGTTATTCATAGGAGCAACAATGGGTTGTGTCACTGCATTGCTAACAAAATTCACTAGAGTACGTGATTTTCCGCTGCTGGAATCAGCACTTTTCGTCTTGATGTCGTACAGCACTTTCCTCATTGCGGAAGCGTCTGATCTTAcag GAGTCGTCGCCGTTCTATTCTGCGGAATATGCCAAGCTCACTACACTTACAACAACTTGAGCTTAGATTCTCGGCAACGGACTAAGCAGCTTTTTGAATTACTCAACTTTTTGGCAGAGAATTTTATCTTCAGCTACATCGGTGTGTCCATGTTTACCTTTCCCAAGCACCACTTTGATCCAGGCTTTATATTTGCCGGATTC TTCTGTGCACTTCTTGGCCGTGCGGCAAACGTGTATCCGTTGTCGTTCCTCTTAAATTTAGGTCGTAATCCAAAAATACCCAAAAATTATCAGCACATGTTGTTTTGTGCTGGTCTCAGAGGAGCCATGAGTTTTGCACTTGCGATCAGGAACACTGTATCCGATGCTCGCCAAGCCATGCTCACAACCACTAGTCTCATTGTTATTTTGACAGTGATATTTCAAGGGGGGGCGACCACGCAGTTTTTAAGTTGGTTTAATATACC gGTCGGCGTCGACGAAGAAGTTGAGGTACTATCTTACAACGGAGTCAGAAGC TCTGCTGGCGAAGGTGGCTTTGGTGATCCAGAGAGTCGTCGAGAAAGAACCCCCCCG GATGGATCCCTTTCTGGCGGAGGAAGCACGTCTAAGACAAACGAAAAAGCTCTACTGGCTAGAATTTGGGGAAATTTTGATACCCGATACATGAAACCGCTATTAACGCATTCGCGACCTACACTACTGGAAACACTTCCAGTTTGCTGTGGTCCATTAGCTAGAATTTTAACAACTACTCAACAAATGACTCAA GATGATATCTCGCGGAGAGTCGATTCGGATTCAGACCTGTGCTTGGAGGATCGTGATGGCGATAGACGGAGAACTAGCATTCAGCCG TTGGGAATTGTGACCGGAGAAGTACTTTGTCCggagcaacaacagcaactcCACACACGTGTCGCCTTGCCAGGTTTGATCGGCAGACATTTATGA
- the LOC105689570 gene encoding sodium/hydrogen exchanger 7 isoform X4, with product MAVVAMTRLSLLLIISGVFIIKSCYGAATDIELDAKAQLLHRLDSLNLLLYTFLLILTVLTIWTFKHRRLRFLHETGLAVIYGLIVGAIIRYGFTSSSTILHMPVVPDNASSQYNQSVPPDTLWLRFPEDKKDGNIKNKTFAYSFRGEIYKQDNEIDLKATFDPEIFFNIILPPIIFHAGYSLKRKYFFRNLGAILTYALIGTTISSFVIGALMYAFIQLIPHLAASFTFLDTLYFGALISPTDPLTIISIFNDLHVDVNLYALVFGESVLNDAVAIVLSGSIQNYAERYSGSGGFETWAFFQALGDFVGIFSLSLFIGATMGCVTALLTKFTRVRDFPLLESALFVLMSYSTFLIAEASDLTGVVAVLFCGICQAHYTYNNLSLDSRQRTKQLFELLNFLAENFIFSYIGVSMFTFPKHHFDPGFIFAGFFCALLGRAANVYPLSFLLNLGRNPKIPKNYQHMLFCAGLRGAMSFALAIRNTVSDARQAMLTTTSLIVILTVIFQGGATTQFLSWFNIPVGVDEEVEVLSYNGVRSVYNSMDATGSAGEGGFGDPESRRERTPPVYGSQYDSMQDGSLSGGGSTSKTNEKALLARIWGNFDTRYMKPLLTHSRPTLLETLPVCCGPLARILTTTQQMTQDDISRRVDSDSDLCLEDRDGDRRRTSIQPWKSSADGDLRIVGMEGFIPLRTL from the exons ATGGCAGTCGTAGCCATGACTCGTCTGTCTCTCTTACTGATTATTAGCGgtgtttttattataaaatcgTGTTACGGAGCAGCGACAGATATCGAGCTAGACGCAAAGGCTCAATTATTACACAGACTTGACAGCTTGAATTTATTACTATACACGTTTCTGTTGATTCTTACGGTACTAACTATATGGACATTCAAGCATCGTCGATTGCGGTTTTTGCACGAGACAGGGCTTGCTGTCATCTACG GTCTCATCGTTGGAGCGATAATTCGCTATGGATTTACAAGCAGCAGTACAATATTGCATATGCCAGTTGTACCTGACAATGCCAGTAGTCAATACAACCAGTCAGTACCACCTGACACACTGTGGCTACGCTTTCCTGAGGACAAGAAAGATGGCAACATAAAAAACAAGACATTTGCGTATTCGTTTAGAGGAGAAATTTATAAGCAAGACAATGAAATCGATCTCAAG GCCACCTTTGATCCAGAAATCTTCTTCAACATCATACTACCACCGATTATATTTCATGCTGGATATAGTTTAAAAAGG AAATACTTCTTCAGAAATCTCGGCGCCATATTAACCTATGCTTTAATAGGAACGACTATATCTTCCTTTGTGATTGG GGCACTGATGTATGCATTCATACAGCTGATACCTCACTTGGCTGcatctttcacttttttggaCACTTTATACTTTGGTGCCTTGATATCCCCGACTGATCCCCTGACtatcatttctattttcaatgatCTACACGTTGATGTTAATTTATATGCTCTGGTATTTGGAGAGAGCGTTCTCAATGATGCAGTTGCTATTGTGCTCAGTGG GTCTATTCAAAACTACGCCGAACGCTATTCTGGATCTGGTGGATTTGAGACTTGGGCATTTTTCCAAGCACTCGGAGATTTTGTTGGCATTTTCAGTTTGTCGTTATTCATAGGAGCAACAATGGGTTGTGTCACTGCATTGCTAACAAAATTCACTAGAGTACGTGATTTTCCGCTGCTGGAATCAGCACTTTTCGTCTTGATGTCGTACAGCACTTTCCTCATTGCGGAAGCGTCTGATCTTAcag GAGTCGTCGCCGTTCTATTCTGCGGAATATGCCAAGCTCACTACACTTACAACAACTTGAGCTTAGATTCTCGGCAACGGACTAAGCAGCTTTTTGAATTACTCAACTTTTTGGCAGAGAATTTTATCTTCAGCTACATCGGTGTGTCCATGTTTACCTTTCCCAAGCACCACTTTGATCCAGGCTTTATATTTGCCGGATTC TTCTGTGCACTTCTTGGCCGTGCGGCAAACGTGTATCCGTTGTCGTTCCTCTTAAATTTAGGTCGTAATCCAAAAATACCCAAAAATTATCAGCACATGTTGTTTTGTGCTGGTCTCAGAGGAGCCATGAGTTTTGCACTTGCGATCAGGAACACTGTATCCGATGCTCGCCAAGCCATGCTCACAACCACTAGTCTCATTGTTATTTTGACAGTGATATTTCAAGGGGGGGCGACCACGCAGTTTTTAAGTTGGTTTAATATACC gGTCGGCGTCGACGAAGAAGTTGAGGTACTATCTTACAACGGAGTCAGAAGC GTGTACAATTCCATGGACGCCACTGGG TCTGCTGGCGAAGGTGGCTTTGGTGATCCAGAGAGTCGTCGAGAAAGAACCCCCCCG GTTTATGGTTCACAGTACGATTCTATGCAGGATGGATCCCTTTCTGGCGGAGGAAGCACGTCTAAGACAAACGAAAAAGCTCTACTGGCTAGAATTTGGGGAAATTTTGATACCCGATACATGAAACCGCTATTAACGCATTCGCGACCTACACTACTGGAAACACTTCCAGTTTGCTGTGGTCCATTAGCTAGAATTTTAACAACTACTCAACAAATGACTCAA GATGATATCTCGCGGAGAGTCGATTCGGATTCAGACCTGTGCTTGGAGGATCGTGATGGCGATAGACGGAGAACTAGCATTCAGCCG tggAAATCTAGCGCCGACGGAGATCTTCGTATCGTTGGAATGGAAGGATTTATTCCATTGCGAACTTTGTAA
- the LOC105689570 gene encoding sodium/hydrogen exchanger 7 isoform X9, whose product MAVVAMTRLSLLLIISGVFIIKSCYGAATDIELDAKAQLLHRLDSLNLLLYTFLLILTVLTIWTFKHRRLRFLHETGLAVIYGLIVGAIIRYGFTSSSTILHMPVVPDNASSQYNQSVPPDTLWLRFPEDKKDGNIKNKTFAYSFRGEIYKQDNEIDLKATFDPEIFFNIILPPIIFHAGYSLKRKYFFRNLGAILTYALIGTTISSFVIGALMYAFIQLIPHLAASFTFLDTLYFGALISPTDPLTIISIFNDLHVDVNLYALVFGESVLNDAVAIVLSGSIQNYAERYSGSGGFETWAFFQALGDFVGIFSLSLFIGATMGCVTALLTKFTRVRDFPLLESALFVLMSYSTFLIAEASDLTGVVAVLFCGICQAHYTYNNLSLDSRQRTKQLFELLNFLAENFIFSYIGVSMFTFPKHHFDPGFIFAGFFCALLGRAANVYPLSFLLNLGRNPKIPKNYQHMLFCAGLRGAMSFALAIRNTVSDARQAMLTTTSLIVILTVIFQGGATTQFLSWFNIPVGVDEEVEVLSYNGVRSVYNSMDATGSAGEGGFGDPESRRERTPPVYGSQYDSMQDGSLSGGGSTSKTNEKALLARIWGNFDTRYMKPLLTHSRPTLLETLPVCCGPLARILTTTQQMTQDDISRRVDSDSDLCLEDRDGDRRRTSIQPDPVSPQAFNFM is encoded by the exons ATGGCAGTCGTAGCCATGACTCGTCTGTCTCTCTTACTGATTATTAGCGgtgtttttattataaaatcgTGTTACGGAGCAGCGACAGATATCGAGCTAGACGCAAAGGCTCAATTATTACACAGACTTGACAGCTTGAATTTATTACTATACACGTTTCTGTTGATTCTTACGGTACTAACTATATGGACATTCAAGCATCGTCGATTGCGGTTTTTGCACGAGACAGGGCTTGCTGTCATCTACG GTCTCATCGTTGGAGCGATAATTCGCTATGGATTTACAAGCAGCAGTACAATATTGCATATGCCAGTTGTACCTGACAATGCCAGTAGTCAATACAACCAGTCAGTACCACCTGACACACTGTGGCTACGCTTTCCTGAGGACAAGAAAGATGGCAACATAAAAAACAAGACATTTGCGTATTCGTTTAGAGGAGAAATTTATAAGCAAGACAATGAAATCGATCTCAAG GCCACCTTTGATCCAGAAATCTTCTTCAACATCATACTACCACCGATTATATTTCATGCTGGATATAGTTTAAAAAGG AAATACTTCTTCAGAAATCTCGGCGCCATATTAACCTATGCTTTAATAGGAACGACTATATCTTCCTTTGTGATTGG GGCACTGATGTATGCATTCATACAGCTGATACCTCACTTGGCTGcatctttcacttttttggaCACTTTATACTTTGGTGCCTTGATATCCCCGACTGATCCCCTGACtatcatttctattttcaatgatCTACACGTTGATGTTAATTTATATGCTCTGGTATTTGGAGAGAGCGTTCTCAATGATGCAGTTGCTATTGTGCTCAGTGG GTCTATTCAAAACTACGCCGAACGCTATTCTGGATCTGGTGGATTTGAGACTTGGGCATTTTTCCAAGCACTCGGAGATTTTGTTGGCATTTTCAGTTTGTCGTTATTCATAGGAGCAACAATGGGTTGTGTCACTGCATTGCTAACAAAATTCACTAGAGTACGTGATTTTCCGCTGCTGGAATCAGCACTTTTCGTCTTGATGTCGTACAGCACTTTCCTCATTGCGGAAGCGTCTGATCTTAcag GAGTCGTCGCCGTTCTATTCTGCGGAATATGCCAAGCTCACTACACTTACAACAACTTGAGCTTAGATTCTCGGCAACGGACTAAGCAGCTTTTTGAATTACTCAACTTTTTGGCAGAGAATTTTATCTTCAGCTACATCGGTGTGTCCATGTTTACCTTTCCCAAGCACCACTTTGATCCAGGCTTTATATTTGCCGGATTC TTCTGTGCACTTCTTGGCCGTGCGGCAAACGTGTATCCGTTGTCGTTCCTCTTAAATTTAGGTCGTAATCCAAAAATACCCAAAAATTATCAGCACATGTTGTTTTGTGCTGGTCTCAGAGGAGCCATGAGTTTTGCACTTGCGATCAGGAACACTGTATCCGATGCTCGCCAAGCCATGCTCACAACCACTAGTCTCATTGTTATTTTGACAGTGATATTTCAAGGGGGGGCGACCACGCAGTTTTTAAGTTGGTTTAATATACC gGTCGGCGTCGACGAAGAAGTTGAGGTACTATCTTACAACGGAGTCAGAAGC GTGTACAATTCCATGGACGCCACTGGG TCTGCTGGCGAAGGTGGCTTTGGTGATCCAGAGAGTCGTCGAGAAAGAACCCCCCCG GTTTATGGTTCACAGTACGATTCTATGCAGGATGGATCCCTTTCTGGCGGAGGAAGCACGTCTAAGACAAACGAAAAAGCTCTACTGGCTAGAATTTGGGGAAATTTTGATACCCGATACATGAAACCGCTATTAACGCATTCGCGACCTACACTACTGGAAACACTTCCAGTTTGCTGTGGTCCATTAGCTAGAATTTTAACAACTACTCAACAAATGACTCAA GATGATATCTCGCGGAGAGTCGATTCGGATTCAGACCTGTGCTTGGAGGATCGTGATGGCGATAGACGGAGAACTAGCATTCAGCCG GATCCGGTCTCACCTCAGGCTTTCAACTTCATGTGA